The Candidatus Effluviviaceae Genus V sp. genome includes a region encoding these proteins:
- the rpsU gene encoding 30S ribosomal protein S21 produces MPGVRVKDGESFERALRRFKKRCEKAGVLSDLRKHQHFEKPSEKRKRKKSAAKRKLRKLKLKQQKRGGRRRR; encoded by the coding sequence ATGCCGGGAGTGCGAGTGAAGGACGGAGAGTCCTTCGAGCGCGCGCTCAGACGTTTCAAGAAGCGCTGTGAGAAGGCGGGCGTTCTGTCCGACCTTCGGAAGCACCAGCACTTCGAGAAGCCCAGCGAGAAGCGCAAGCGCAAGAAGAGTGCGGCGAAGCGTAAGCTCCGCAAGCTCAAGCTCAAGCAGCAGAAGCGAGGCGGCAGGAGGCGTCGGTAG
- a CDS encoding NGG1p interacting factor NIF3 — translation MKLKDLFEAAIAHGISVDPRGGEHVQKELDRRRKQHEELKPAEQERYDTELLSNPYSDSRRLHGADDVDVRSIMVGIDTEVGEVVLADRLREKGTSIDLVWGHHPEGRGLACLGGVMAMQADILARFGVPINVAEGLLKPRISEVSRRVLPANHMRAVDAARLLDIPMICTHTPADNCVAGHLQGLFDEENPETVGDVIDVLRGIPEYREAEKEDMALKVFAGDKKRRAGRIFVDMTGGTSGSEKTFERLSNTSDIGTMVAMHLPEKHREEAEKNHINVVIAGHMASDTLGMNLLLDAVE, via the coding sequence ATGAAGCTGAAGGACCTGTTCGAGGCGGCGATCGCTCACGGCATCTCGGTCGACCCGCGCGGCGGGGAGCATGTCCAGAAGGAACTCGACCGACGCAGGAAGCAGCACGAAGAACTGAAACCCGCCGAGCAGGAGCGGTACGATACCGAGCTCCTCTCGAATCCGTACTCCGACTCCCGACGACTCCACGGCGCCGACGATGTTGATGTCAGGAGTATCATGGTCGGCATCGACACGGAGGTCGGAGAGGTCGTCCTGGCCGACCGGCTCAGGGAGAAGGGGACCTCGATCGACCTCGTCTGGGGCCACCACCCCGAGGGGCGTGGGCTCGCCTGCCTCGGCGGGGTGATGGCCATGCAGGCCGACATCCTCGCCCGCTTCGGCGTCCCGATCAACGTCGCCGAGGGCCTTCTGAAGCCGCGCATCTCGGAGGTCTCCCGACGCGTGCTGCCCGCGAATCACATGCGGGCCGTCGACGCGGCGCGCCTCCTTGACATCCCGATGATCTGTACCCACACGCCCGCCGACAACTGCGTCGCCGGTCATCTGCAGGGCCTCTTCGACGAGGAGAACCCGGAGACGGTGGGCGATGTGATCGACGTCCTTCGCGGCATCCCGGAGTACCGGGAGGCGGAGAAGGAGGACATGGCGCTCAAGGTCTTCGCCGGCGACAAGAAGCGGCGTGCCGGGAGGATCTTCGTCGACATGACGGGCGGAACGAGCGGGTCCGAGAAGACGTTCGAGCGGCTCTCCAACACATCGGACATCGGGACGATGGTCGCGATGCATCTTCCGGAGAAGCACCGCGAGGAAGCGGAGAAGAACCACATCAACGTCGTCATCGCCGGGCACATGGCGAGCGATACGCTCGGCATGAACCTGCTTCTTGACGCCGTCGAG
- a CDS encoding GatB/YqeY domain-containing protein, which translates to MGLLERLDSDMVAAAKAREAERLNAIRFIRSELKNRRIELGSDLSEEDAVDVVARVAKKLREAVDQFEQAGREDIAGPERRKLEVVESYLPEGLSEDELRALVADAIDETGAGSMKDLGSVMKTVMPKVKGRADGNDVRRIATEILS; encoded by the coding sequence GTGGGTCTCCTCGAACGTCTTGACAGCGACATGGTCGCGGCGGCGAAGGCGCGCGAGGCGGAACGTCTGAACGCGATCCGCTTCATTCGCTCGGAGCTCAAGAACAGACGCATAGAACTCGGGAGCGACCTCTCCGAAGAGGATGCCGTCGATGTCGTCGCGCGCGTCGCGAAGAAGCTGAGAGAGGCGGTCGATCAGTTCGAGCAGGCCGGACGCGAGGACATCGCCGGTCCGGAGCGCCGGAAGCTCGAGGTCGTCGAGTCGTATCTTCCCGAGGGGCTGTCCGAAGACGAGCTCAGGGCCCTCGTTGCCGACGCGATCGACGAGACCGGAGCGGGGTCCATGAAGGACCTCGGTTCCGTCATGAAGACCGTGATGCCGAAGGTCAAGGGGCGCGCCGACGGCAACGACGTACGGCGCATCGCAACTGAGATCCTGTCCTGA